A region from the Saccharomonospora azurea NA-128 genome encodes:
- a CDS encoding endonuclease/exonuclease/phosphatase family protein — protein sequence MTAALALLAATLLATPAAADSARVLRVMTYNMHTGIGTDGRADLGRIAEVIRDADVDVVGLQEVDVHWSDRSAYADQVAELARMTGMSAYFAPIYDLDPEPGRQERRRYGVAVLSDHPILSVTNHEITRWSTVDPDGDPEPAPGFAEAVVSVGGKPVHVYNTHLDYRPDPSVRQQQVADTLEILRQDGPGARQVLLGDFNAEPAAPELAPLFAHGRDAWGTRDGGLTFPADDPVKRIDYVTVAGPMRVLNTSVPAVTASDHRPVVATVQLR from the coding sequence GTGACCGCCGCGCTCGCCCTGCTGGCCGCCACGCTGCTCGCCACGCCCGCGGCCGCCGACTCCGCCAGGGTGCTGCGTGTGATGACCTACAACATGCACACCGGCATCGGGACCGACGGCCGGGCCGATCTCGGCCGGATCGCCGAGGTCATCCGGGACGCCGACGTCGACGTCGTGGGGCTGCAGGAGGTCGACGTCCACTGGTCCGACCGCAGCGCCTACGCCGACCAGGTCGCCGAACTCGCGCGGATGACGGGCATGTCGGCGTACTTCGCGCCGATCTACGACCTCGATCCCGAGCCCGGCCGCCAGGAACGGCGCCGTTACGGCGTGGCCGTGCTGAGCGACCACCCGATCCTGTCGGTCACCAACCACGAGATCACCCGGTGGTCGACGGTCGATCCGGACGGCGACCCCGAGCCGGCGCCCGGCTTCGCCGAGGCGGTGGTGTCGGTGGGCGGCAAGCCGGTCCACGTCTACAACACCCACCTCGACTACCGGCCCGACCCGTCGGTGCGACAGCAGCAGGTGGCGGACACACTGGAGATCCTTCGTCAGGACGGGCCCGGGGCGCGGCAGGTGCTGCTCGGTGACTTCAACGCCGAACCCGCGGCGCCGGAGCTCGCGCCGCTGTTCGCGCACGGGCGGGACGCGTGGGGCACCCGGGACGGCGGACTCACCTTTCCGGCCGACGACCCGGTGAAGCGCATCGACTACGTGACCGTGGCCGGTCCGATGCGCGTGCTGAACACCTCCGTGCCCGCGGTGACGGCCTCCGACCACCGGCCCGTCGTCGCCACGGTCCAGCTGCGTTGA
- the zapE gene encoding cell division protein ZapE translates to MSTEQLTARRPEIAPDELISTLVPPPRFDSVRFSTYVPNPAELSQAEAVTACSAFAERVGDSGAGGAKGWRALFGRGRKQAGRLGLYLDGGFGVGKTHLLASIWHAVPGPKAYGTFVELTHVVGALGFGEAVRRLSGHRLLAIDEFELDDPGDTMLVNRLLRELTDAGVFVAATSNTLPDKLGEGRFAADDFLREIQSLSATFDVVRVDGPDYRHRGLPDPPEPYGDEELVASAKGWPGATLDDFDDLCAHLASLHPSRYGRLVDGVAAVHLRGIRPASDQAIALRLVALADRLYDRAIPVLVSGASLGELFDEDMLAGGYRKKYLRAVSRLTALARDAVSPQTASDA, encoded by the coding sequence ATGTCGACCGAGCAGCTCACCGCCCGCCGTCCCGAGATCGCCCCCGACGAACTGATCTCGACGCTGGTGCCCCCGCCCCGGTTCGACAGCGTGCGGTTCTCCACCTACGTGCCGAACCCCGCGGAGCTGAGTCAGGCCGAGGCCGTGACCGCGTGTTCGGCCTTCGCCGAGCGGGTCGGCGACTCCGGCGCGGGCGGGGCGAAGGGGTGGCGCGCGCTGTTCGGGCGTGGCCGGAAGCAGGCGGGCCGGCTCGGCCTCTACCTCGACGGCGGGTTCGGCGTCGGCAAGACGCACCTGCTCGCGTCGATCTGGCACGCGGTGCCCGGGCCGAAGGCGTACGGGACGTTCGTCGAGCTGACCCACGTGGTGGGCGCGCTCGGCTTCGGCGAGGCCGTGCGGCGGCTGTCGGGACACCGCCTGCTGGCCATCGACGAGTTCGAGCTCGACGATCCGGGCGACACGATGCTGGTGAACCGGCTGCTGCGCGAGCTGACCGACGCGGGCGTGTTCGTCGCCGCGACGTCCAACACGCTGCCCGACAAGCTCGGTGAGGGTCGGTTCGCGGCCGACGACTTCCTGCGTGAGATCCAGTCGCTGTCGGCGACGTTCGACGTCGTGCGCGTCGACGGCCCCGACTACCGGCACCGCGGCCTGCCCGACCCGCCCGAACCGTACGGCGACGAGGAGCTCGTGGCGTCGGCGAAGGGCTGGCCCGGTGCGACCCTGGACGACTTCGACGACCTCTGCGCGCACCTGGCGAGCCTGCATCCCTCCCGCTACGGCCGGCTCGTCGACGGCGTGGCCGCCGTGCACCTGCGCGGTATCCGGCCCGCCTCCGACCAGGCGATCGCGCTGCGGCTGGTCGCCCTCGCCGACCGCCTCTACGACCGGGCGATCCCCGTGCTCGTCTCCGGAGCGTCGCTCGGGGAGCTCTTCGACGAGGACATGCTCGCGGGCGGATACCGCAAGAAGTACCTGAGGGCGGTCAGCAGGCTCACCGCGTTGGCGCGGGACGCAGTGTCGCCGCAGACCGCATCCGACGCCTGA
- a CDS encoding alpha/beta hydrolase, whose amino-acid sequence MPRRGRARRHLVVSALVGLLLSGCTAGPSSRPPVLEGDTGPASRSSTEATPDVPLPDLAEPKNSTLRWEDCPPELLKGLDGEGAGGGNHPVSCARLSLSLDAPGLPGLGLTRLGVTKVGNGPIPLVVLNDVGGEPGTRYAVRLAETLPDEVLERFSLIGVDRRGTGTSDPVRCIPDPERETLLGHDPATSVDPLLDAARTAGQQCAIALEDVQTAYDSWRTAGDLEELRAQLGVQRLNVLGHGDGSLPAAHYAVRFPTHAGRIVLDGVPDPSNDPAGVVTDVAAGAEATLDEFAADCARRNCPLGDDARAVVSELADDARATPLRAGEHRMSSVLVRRAVLAGLSQPQRWEELADAVDAARGGDATPLFAFVEPWLEDSWSGAPRTDAALVTWCNDTGARLPHDQLRDTSRTLRTEHPVFGSVVAQRLVWCSPWPSRQEDVPELGSPDVPPILVLSTATDPLTPERGTVRAAEQIPSAVRVAWEGAGHGALGSPCVGEEVATFLVDGEVPRDGTLCPA is encoded by the coding sequence GTGCCGCGCCGTGGTCGTGCTCGCCGACACCTCGTGGTGTCCGCACTGGTCGGACTGCTGCTCTCGGGGTGCACGGCGGGTCCGTCGTCGCGGCCTCCCGTCCTGGAGGGCGACACCGGGCCCGCGTCCCGGTCCAGCACCGAGGCCACTCCCGACGTGCCGCTGCCCGACCTGGCCGAACCGAAGAACTCCACACTCCGGTGGGAGGACTGCCCGCCCGAACTGCTGAAGGGCCTGGACGGAGAGGGCGCAGGCGGCGGGAACCACCCGGTGTCGTGTGCCCGGTTGAGTCTCTCGCTCGATGCGCCCGGCCTTCCCGGGCTCGGCCTCACCCGGCTCGGCGTCACCAAGGTGGGCAACGGCCCGATCCCGCTCGTGGTGCTCAACGACGTGGGCGGCGAGCCGGGCACCCGGTACGCGGTGCGGCTCGCCGAGACGCTGCCCGACGAGGTGCTGGAGAGGTTCTCCCTCATCGGTGTCGACCGCAGGGGCACGGGCACGTCGGACCCGGTGCGCTGCATCCCCGACCCTGAACGGGAGACCCTGCTGGGCCACGATCCGGCCACGTCGGTCGACCCGCTCCTCGACGCCGCCAGGACGGCCGGGCAGCAGTGCGCCATCGCGCTGGAGGACGTCCAGACCGCCTACGACAGCTGGCGCACCGCGGGCGACCTCGAAGAACTCCGCGCCCAGCTCGGGGTCCAGCGGCTGAACGTGCTCGGACACGGTGACGGCTCCCTTCCCGCCGCCCACTACGCCGTCCGGTTCCCCACGCACGCGGGCCGCATCGTGCTCGACGGCGTGCCCGACCCGTCGAACGACCCGGCCGGCGTCGTGACGGACGTGGCCGCCGGAGCCGAGGCGACGCTCGACGAGTTCGCCGCGGACTGCGCGCGCCGGAACTGCCCGTTGGGTGACGACGCCCGGGCGGTCGTGTCCGAACTCGCGGACGACGCCCGGGCCACCCCCCTGCGAGCGGGCGAACACAGGATGAGCTCGGTTCTCGTGCGGCGGGCCGTGCTCGCGGGCTTGTCCCAACCGCAACGCTGGGAGGAGCTGGCCGACGCCGTCGACGCCGCTCGCGGCGGTGACGCCACACCGCTGTTCGCGTTCGTGGAGCCCTGGCTGGAGGACAGCTGGAGCGGCGCGCCGAGAACCGACGCCGCGCTCGTGACCTGGTGCAACGACACCGGCGCCCGCTTGCCGCACGACCAGCTCCGCGACACCTCCCGCACGCTGCGCACCGAGCATCCCGTGTTCGGTTCCGTGGTGGCGCAGCGACTCGTCTGGTGCAGCCCGTGGCCGAGCCGGCAGGAGGACGTCCCCGAGTTGGGCTCACCCGACGTCCCGCCGATCCTCGTCCTCAGCACCGCCACCGATCCGCTCACGCCCGAGAGGGGAACGGTCCGGGCCGCCGAGCAGATCCCCAGCGCGGTGCGGGTGGCCTGGGAGGGAGCCGGGCACGGCGCGCTGGGCTCCCCGTGCGTCGGCGAGGAGGTCGCCACCTTCCTCGTCGACGGCGAGGTGCCCCGCGACGGGACACTGTGCCCGGCGTGA
- a CDS encoding S9 family peptidase, with translation MTDDLSFLRRQARSQRFTLGTPRNFRVSGDGTRVLFLRSRTATDRRNDLLCLDLRTGEESTIVDTAALLPGEEELPAEERARRERARESSGGVVGYATDDDVRLVAFPLSGKLYTADLDSGDVRLLVDAAVVDPRPNPGGTHVAYVSERRLRVIELATGDDRALVDDEGPDVAWGLAEFIAAEELSRTRGYWWSPDGRSLLVQRTDRSDVPVWTISDPANPEQPATTVAYPAAGTTNASVSLSFLGLDGSRVDVERGDWEYLVAAHWSAAGEPLIAVAPRDQSRIDVYALDPRDGSARLLHSESDERWVEVITGVPAWTTDGRLVHVGVRDDTYRVLVDGEPVTPPGLQVRSVLHVGDEVLFSGSEDDPTQIHVYRTNDGRVERLSTVDGVHVGAGTAEVTVLSTWTLSRSGPAVSVLRDGDRVAGIGSHPMDPGLEPRPVWLTVGERALRAALVLPTGREIGDGGEALPVLLDPYGGPHAQRVLQSRNAFLTPQWLADQGFAVLVTDGRGTPGRGNAWEKEIHHAFADVSLTDQVDALHAVAELHPGLLDLDRVAMRGWSYGGYLSALAVLRRPDVVHAAVAGAPVTDWSLYDTAYTERYLGHPAEHPDVYEHNSLIADAPSLRRPLMIVHGLADDNVFVAHALRLSGELLAAGRDHVFLPLVGATHMTPQAEEVAENLMVTQVRWLKRQLGAEE, from the coding sequence GTGACGGACGATCTCTCTTTCCTGCGTCGACAGGCCCGCAGCCAGCGCTTCACGCTCGGAACGCCGAGGAACTTCCGCGTCTCTGGTGACGGTACCCGGGTGCTGTTCCTGCGGTCACGGACCGCGACCGACCGGCGTAACGACCTGCTGTGTCTCGACCTGCGCACCGGCGAGGAGTCGACGATCGTCGACACCGCCGCGCTGCTGCCCGGGGAGGAGGAGCTGCCCGCCGAGGAGCGCGCCCGCCGCGAGCGTGCGCGTGAGTCGTCCGGCGGCGTCGTCGGGTACGCCACCGACGACGATGTCCGTCTCGTGGCGTTCCCGCTCTCCGGCAAGCTGTACACCGCCGACCTCGACAGCGGCGACGTCCGCCTGCTCGTGGACGCCGCCGTCGTCGACCCCCGGCCCAACCCGGGCGGCACCCACGTCGCGTACGTGAGCGAGCGCAGGCTGCGCGTGATCGAGCTCGCGACCGGCGACGACCGGGCACTCGTGGACGACGAGGGGCCCGACGTCGCGTGGGGCCTCGCCGAGTTCATCGCCGCCGAGGAGCTCAGCCGCACGCGCGGCTACTGGTGGTCGCCCGACGGGCGGAGCCTCCTCGTGCAGCGCACCGACCGCTCGGACGTGCCGGTCTGGACCATCTCCGACCCGGCGAACCCGGAGCAGCCCGCCACCACCGTGGCCTATCCCGCCGCGGGCACCACGAACGCCTCGGTGTCACTGTCGTTCCTCGGCCTCGACGGCAGCCGCGTGGACGTCGAGCGCGGCGACTGGGAGTACCTGGTGGCCGCCCACTGGTCCGCCGCGGGCGAGCCGCTCATCGCCGTCGCCCCGCGCGACCAGAGCCGGATCGACGTCTACGCGCTCGACCCGCGCGACGGTTCCGCGCGCCTGCTGCACAGCGAGTCCGACGAGCGTTGGGTGGAGGTGATCACCGGCGTTCCCGCGTGGACCACGGACGGCAGGCTCGTGCACGTGGGCGTCCGCGACGACACCTACCGCGTGCTCGTGGACGGCGAGCCCGTGACTCCGCCCGGCCTGCAGGTGCGCTCGGTGCTGCACGTGGGCGACGAGGTGCTGTTCTCGGGCTCCGAGGACGACCCCACCCAGATCCATGTGTACCGCACGAACGACGGGCGGGTGGAGCGACTGTCGACCGTGGACGGTGTGCACGTCGGCGCGGGCACGGCCGAGGTGACCGTGCTCTCGACGTGGACCCTCTCCCGGAGCGGGCCTGCGGTGTCCGTACTGCGCGACGGCGACCGCGTGGCCGGCATCGGCTCGCACCCCATGGATCCGGGCCTGGAGCCGCGACCGGTGTGGCTCACGGTCGGCGAACGCGCGCTGCGTGCCGCGCTCGTCCTCCCCACCGGGCGCGAGATCGGCGACGGTGGCGAGGCACTGCCGGTGCTGCTCGACCCGTACGGCGGCCCGCACGCCCAGCGGGTGCTGCAGAGCCGCAACGCGTTCCTCACCCCGCAGTGGCTGGCCGACCAGGGCTTCGCCGTCCTCGTGACCGACGGCCGAGGCACGCCCGGCCGGGGCAACGCATGGGAGAAGGAGATCCACCACGCGTTCGCCGACGTCTCGCTGACCGACCAGGTGGACGCGCTGCACGCCGTCGCCGAACTCCACCCCGGTCTGCTCGACCTCGACCGCGTCGCCATGCGCGGCTGGTCGTACGGCGGGTACCTGTCGGCGCTGGCGGTGCTGCGCAGGCCCGACGTCGTCCACGCCGCCGTCGCCGGCGCCCCGGTGACCGACTGGTCGCTCTACGACACCGCCTACACCGAGCGTTACCTCGGGCATCCCGCCGAGCACCCGGACGTCTACGAGCACAACTCGCTGATCGCCGACGCGCCGTCGTTGCGGAGGCCGTTGATGATCGTGCACGGGCTCGCCGACGACAACGTGTTCGTCGCCCACGCCCTGCGGTTGTCGGGAGAGCTGCTGGCCGCGGGCCGCGACCACGTCTTCCTCCCGCTCGTCGGTGCCACGCACATGACGCCGCAGGCCGAGGAGGTCGCCGAGAACCTGATGGTGACCCAGGTGCGCTGGCTCAAGCGCCAACTCGGCGCCGAGGAGTAA
- the crcB gene encoding fluoride efflux transporter CrcB: protein MTVLLVALGGAAGATGRYLLDTWLRRRQSTRFPLSTLVVNVLGSLVLGVVAGTTVTGAAGDTLHAVVGVGFCGALTTFSTFGYETLRVFLDGARTTAVANVVATTGASIGAAAAGLALGGLLG from the coding sequence GTGACGGTGCTCCTGGTGGCGTTGGGCGGCGCGGCGGGTGCCACGGGTCGGTACCTGCTCGACACGTGGCTACGGCGGAGGCAGTCGACCCGCTTCCCACTCAGCACGCTGGTCGTCAACGTCCTCGGCAGCCTCGTGCTGGGTGTGGTCGCCGGAACCACGGTCACCGGGGCGGCCGGCGACACACTCCACGCCGTCGTGGGCGTCGGGTTCTGCGGAGCGCTCACCACGTTCTCGACGTTCGGCTACGAGACGCTGCGAGTGTTCCTGGACGGCGCCCGCACGACAGCCGTGGCCAACGTGGTCGCGACCACCGGGGCGAGTATCGGCGCCGCCGCGGCCGGGCTTGCCCTCGGCGGGCTGCTCGGCTGA
- a CDS encoding pyrimidine reductase family protein, producing the protein MAVVYRLLPTVDHDAASESVTDAELERLYDYPSDLTRPWVQVNFVSSADGAVAVADRSEGLSHPADKRVFALGRDLADVILVGAGTAQAEGYRGVRARELRVERRRRLGLSALPPLAVVTGSCRISPDDPIVTDTTVPPIVVTTTGAPRERKEALRAAGVDVVEAGADFVEPSLTLAALAERGLLRVNCEGGPQLFAALIAADAVDQLCLTVAPLLAGAGSGRIAAGAPSPVPRSLRLDSVLHEDGFLMLRYRRGDAHSR; encoded by the coding sequence ATGGCCGTTGTGTACCGGCTACTGCCCACCGTGGACCACGATGCGGCGTCCGAGTCCGTGACCGACGCCGAACTCGAACGCCTCTACGACTACCCGTCCGATCTGACGCGCCCGTGGGTGCAGGTCAACTTCGTGTCGTCGGCCGATGGCGCCGTCGCCGTGGCGGACCGCTCCGAAGGCCTGTCCCACCCCGCCGACAAGCGGGTCTTCGCCCTGGGCCGCGACCTCGCCGACGTGATCCTCGTCGGTGCGGGCACCGCGCAGGCCGAGGGCTATCGCGGGGTGCGGGCGCGTGAGCTGCGCGTCGAACGCCGCCGCCGGCTCGGGCTGAGCGCGCTGCCGCCGCTGGCCGTGGTCACCGGTTCCTGCCGGATCAGCCCGGACGATCCGATCGTGACCGACACCACGGTGCCGCCGATCGTCGTCACCACCACCGGGGCGCCGCGCGAGCGCAAGGAGGCGTTGCGCGCCGCTGGTGTCGACGTCGTCGAGGCGGGCGCCGACTTCGTCGAGCCCTCACTCACCCTCGCGGCGCTGGCGGAGCGCGGGCTGCTGCGCGTCAACTGCGAGGGTGGGCCGCAACTGTTCGCCGCCCTGATCGCCGCCGACGCGGTCGACCAGCTGTGTCTCACCGTCGCGCCGCTGCTGGCGGGCGCGGGATCGGGACGCATCGCCGCGGGTGCGCCGAGTCCCGTGCCCCGGTCGCTGCGCCTCGACTCGGTCCTGCACGAGGACGGGTTCCTCATGTTGCGCTACCGCCGGGGTGACGCACACTCGCGGTGA
- the rocD gene encoding ornithine--oxo-acid transaminase yields the protein MTTFADKSAETSSAADLIALDERWSTHNYHPLPVVIAEAEGAWVTDVHGERYLDFLSGYSALNFGHRHPDLVRAAVGQLGRVTLTSRAFHHDQLGLFCRELAELTGTEKVLPMNSGAEAVESAIKVARKWAYRVKGVAEDQAQIVVAGSNFHGRTTTIVSFSTDDEARADFGPFTPGFVVVPYGDAAALAEAVTENTAAVLLEPIQGEAGVVVPPDGYLAEARRLCDEAGALLIADEIQSGLARTGTIFALDHERVTADLYTLGKALGGGILPVSAVVGRADVLGVLRPGEHGSTFGGNPLACAVGRAVVRLLSTGEFQQRSTALGAHLHERLNALVGDGVAAVRGRGLWAGVDLAPGGLTGRAASEALMRRGVLCKETHGHTLRLAPPLVVEESELDRGVDALAEVVGRG from the coding sequence ATGACGACGTTCGCCGACAAGTCCGCGGAGACCAGCAGCGCTGCCGACCTCATCGCACTCGACGAGCGCTGGAGCACGCACAACTACCACCCGCTTCCCGTCGTGATCGCCGAGGCCGAGGGCGCGTGGGTGACCGACGTGCACGGCGAGCGTTACCTCGACTTCCTGTCCGGTTACTCGGCGCTGAACTTCGGCCACCGCCACCCCGACCTCGTTCGGGCGGCGGTCGGGCAGCTCGGGCGCGTGACCCTGACCTCGCGCGCGTTCCACCACGACCAGCTGGGCCTGTTCTGCCGGGAACTGGCCGAGCTCACCGGCACCGAGAAGGTGCTGCCGATGAACTCCGGCGCCGAGGCGGTCGAGTCGGCGATCAAGGTGGCCCGCAAATGGGCGTACCGCGTGAAGGGCGTGGCCGAGGACCAGGCCCAGATCGTCGTCGCGGGTTCCAACTTCCACGGCCGCACGACCACGATCGTGTCCTTCTCCACCGACGACGAAGCGCGCGCGGACTTCGGCCCGTTCACGCCGGGATTCGTGGTGGTGCCCTACGGCGACGCGGCGGCGTTGGCGGAGGCCGTGACCGAGAACACGGCCGCGGTGCTGCTGGAGCCCATCCAGGGCGAGGCCGGAGTGGTCGTGCCGCCGGACGGCTACCTCGCCGAGGCCCGCAGGCTCTGCGACGAGGCCGGGGCACTGCTCATCGCCGACGAAATCCAGTCGGGGCTGGCCCGCACCGGAACGATCTTCGCGCTGGATCACGAGCGGGTCACCGCCGACCTCTACACGCTGGGCAAGGCGCTCGGCGGCGGCATCCTTCCCGTGTCGGCGGTGGTCGGCCGCGCGGACGTCCTCGGCGTGCTGCGCCCGGGCGAGCACGGTTCGACGTTCGGCGGCAATCCGCTCGCGTGCGCGGTGGGCAGGGCCGTGGTCCGCCTGCTGTCCACGGGCGAGTTCCAGCAGCGGTCCACCGCACTGGGCGCGCACTTGCACGAACGGTTGAACGCGCTGGTCGGGGACGGTGTCGCGGCGGTGCGCGGCCGAGGTCTGTGGGCGGGCGTCGACCTCGCTCCCGGCGGCCTGACCGGACGTGCGGCGTCGGAGGCGCTCATGCGGCGCGGGGTGCTGTGCAAGGAAACCCATGGGCACACGCTGCGCCTGGCGCCGCCGCTGGTGGTCGAGGAGTCCGAACTGGACCGCGGTGTGGACGCCCTCGCCGAGGTCGTCGGCCGGGGATGA